The following coding sequences are from one Chthonomonadales bacterium window:
- a CDS encoding beta-galactosidase, translating to MGPRMAFALLLSALALTTAAGAYAGALPIALSGIRAEPVRVGPNLLDNGGFEAPAGAFPTGWLWDRRNTESTCTVDQAIARSGQRSVKLTNRTGFGAHVYGMLWRSEPVRLKVGAPYTISAWVRSRDPGVSSMMGGAGWQFRVAAPRTGDAWQRIALTFRPSVADADFTLRFSTESPTDGLWIDDVKLEEGDQATPAVEPDGPVVSLEVTPVQAVRDVEGDGPFTVAFAAYARRRVVADARATIAGGLRAASARLSLEPGAWRIVVSGTARAASDSPHRLTLLLNARTGAAFSTTADVRFCSAAAALRRLAALERRLPAWTATVDALRRRGADPAYPLVTLTVLRHFVGYAREDVAHGQVRRALAQAAAMERMAARLDARLRAARQAPASLPRVPRWTGTARPTVHGASFLAPAKTIGEARAVRRPIFFTGYGAFGQVRSDVERFPAYGVNIIQVEFGPNSVFPHEGIVDETPVREMRRLLDRAARAGVAVNLLISPHYFPEWALAKWPHLRKRRAGFIQYCIHAPESRDLLKRFVAAAIGPLADHPALHSVCLSNEPISMEEPCDHARAAWGRWLERRHRTVDALGSAYGRPIPSFDDVPLPNPFEPHPPSPVWMDYIRFNEEVLADWHQMLADAVHSAAPGLPVHAKAMTWTLLNDGDVIYGADATLFGGFSQISGNDAVNFHAHGLGPFAQGWVQSAMGHDLQRSVLDGPVFNSENHLIPDRDTSDVPPEHVRSVLWQAAVHGQSATTVWVWERTFDARSDFAGSIMHRPECAEAVGLTNHDLNRAARELSALQAAPADVLLLQSPTACVWDGGAYSDCLSKLYTALSFTGLKIGFVTEPQLEQGRLSATRVLFVPAVRHLSEAACRALARWSGPLVLVGSDDCLSRDEYDRARPDRPAGDHLPFAFASGRAEDLLAAISPRLAAWGVAARMRAVDVDGRPAWGVEVRSVALDGRTVANVCNYRNASARVRLVAGDGPVAFVDVLTGRPCPSTLTLGPLETRLLSAARCAHSGARRDPVD from the coding sequence ATGGGACCACGCATGGCGTTCGCGCTCCTCCTATCTGCCCTCGCGCTGACGACCGCCGCCGGCGCCTACGCCGGGGCGCTGCCCATCGCGCTCAGCGGGATCCGCGCCGAGCCAGTCAGGGTCGGCCCGAACCTCCTGGACAACGGCGGCTTTGAGGCGCCGGCCGGCGCGTTCCCGACGGGATGGCTCTGGGACCGCCGCAACACGGAGTCGACCTGCACCGTCGACCAGGCCATCGCGCGCTCCGGCCAGAGGTCGGTCAAGCTCACCAACCGCACGGGGTTCGGCGCGCACGTGTATGGGATGCTCTGGCGGTCGGAGCCCGTGCGGCTTAAGGTGGGCGCCCCCTACACGATCAGCGCCTGGGTGCGCTCCCGCGATCCCGGCGTGAGCTCGATGATGGGCGGCGCGGGCTGGCAGTTCCGCGTCGCCGCGCCGCGCACCGGCGACGCCTGGCAACGAATCGCGCTCACCTTCCGGCCGTCGGTAGCCGACGCCGACTTCACGCTGCGCTTCAGCACGGAGAGCCCCACCGACGGGCTATGGATCGATGATGTGAAGCTGGAGGAGGGCGACCAGGCGACGCCGGCCGTCGAGCCGGATGGTCCCGTTGTCTCGCTGGAGGTGACGCCGGTCCAGGCAGTGCGCGACGTCGAGGGTGACGGTCCGTTTACGGTCGCCTTCGCCGCCTACGCGCGCCGGCGCGTCGTGGCCGACGCACGGGCCACCATCGCAGGCGGGCTGCGGGCCGCGAGTGCGCGCCTGTCGCTGGAGCCCGGCGCCTGGCGCATCGTCGTCTCGGGCACCGCCCGGGCCGCCAGCGACTCGCCGCACCGCCTCACTCTCCTCCTCAACGCGCGGACCGGCGCCGCGTTCTCGACTACGGCCGATGTGCGCTTCTGCTCCGCAGCCGCCGCGCTCCGCCGCCTGGCTGCGTTGGAGCGGCGGCTGCCGGCGTGGACCGCCACGGTCGATGCCCTGCGCCGCCGCGGCGCCGACCCGGCCTACCCGCTGGTCACGCTCACGGTGCTACGCCACTTCGTCGGCTACGCCCGCGAGGACGTCGCCCACGGCCAAGTGCGCCGGGCGCTCGCGCAGGCCGCGGCGATGGAGCGCATGGCGGCGCGGCTGGACGCGAGGCTCCGCGCCGCCCGGCAAGCGCCGGCGAGCCTGCCGCGCGTGCCGCGGTGGACCGGCACGGCGCGCCCCACGGTGCATGGTGCATCGTTCCTCGCGCCGGCCAAGACCATCGGGGAGGCCCGCGCTGTCCGCCGCCCCATCTTCTTCACCGGCTACGGCGCATTTGGCCAGGTGCGGAGCGACGTGGAGAGGTTCCCTGCCTACGGCGTGAACATCATCCAGGTGGAGTTCGGACCGAACAGCGTATTCCCCCACGAGGGCATCGTGGACGAGACGCCCGTGCGCGAGATGCGACGCCTGCTCGATCGGGCGGCGAGGGCCGGCGTGGCGGTCAACCTGCTGATCAGCCCACACTACTTCCCGGAGTGGGCGCTCGCGAAGTGGCCTCACCTGCGCAAGCGTCGCGCCGGGTTCATTCAGTACTGCATCCACGCGCCGGAGAGCCGCGATCTGCTGAAGCGGTTCGTCGCCGCCGCGATCGGGCCGCTGGCCGATCACCCGGCCCTGCACAGCGTCTGCCTCTCCAACGAGCCGATCAGCATGGAGGAGCCCTGCGACCATGCGCGCGCCGCCTGGGGCCGCTGGCTCGAGCGTCGGCACCGAACCGTCGACGCCCTCGGCAGCGCCTACGGGCGCCCGATCCCCTCCTTCGACGACGTGCCCCTCCCGAACCCCTTCGAGCCGCACCCACCCTCGCCGGTATGGATGGATTACATTCGGTTCAACGAGGAGGTGCTGGCCGATTGGCACCAGATGCTGGCCGACGCGGTACACTCGGCCGCCCCTGGCCTCCCGGTCCACGCCAAGGCGATGACCTGGACGCTGCTCAACGATGGCGACGTCATCTACGGGGCGGATGCCACGCTGTTCGGTGGGTTCAGCCAGATCAGCGGGAACGACGCGGTGAACTTCCATGCGCACGGGCTCGGTCCGTTCGCGCAGGGCTGGGTACAGAGCGCGATGGGCCACGACCTGCAGCGTTCCGTGCTGGATGGCCCGGTCTTCAACAGCGAGAACCACCTCATCCCGGATCGCGACACGAGCGACGTGCCGCCCGAGCACGTGCGCTCGGTCCTGTGGCAGGCCGCGGTCCACGGGCAGAGCGCCACCACCGTCTGGGTGTGGGAGCGCACGTTCGACGCGCGCAGCGACTTCGCGGGCAGCATCATGCACCGCCCCGAATGCGCCGAGGCCGTCGGGCTCACCAACCACGACCTCAACCGCGCGGCGCGCGAGCTGTCCGCGCTGCAGGCGGCGCCCGCCGACGTGCTGCTCCTGCAGAGCCCCACCGCCTGCGTCTGGGATGGCGGCGCCTACTCCGACTGTCTGAGCAAGCTGTACACCGCCCTCTCCTTCACCGGTCTGAAGATCGGGTTCGTCACCGAGCCGCAGCTTGAGCAGGGCCGGCTGTCGGCAACGCGCGTGCTCTTCGTCCCCGCCGTTCGCCATCTGAGCGAGGCGGCCTGCCGCGCGCTGGCACGATGGAGCGGCCCTCTCGTCCTGGTTGGGTCAGACGACTGCCTCTCGCGCGACGAATACGACCGCGCTCGCCCGGATCGGCCCGCGGGCGACCACCTGCCCTTCGCGTTCGCATCGGGCCGGGCGGAGGACCTGCTTGCGGCGATCTCCCCGCGGCTGGCGGCATGGGGAGTCGCCGCGCGCATGCGCGCCGTGGACGTCGATGGCCGCCCGGCGTGGGGCGTCGAGGTACGCAGCGTCGCGCTGGACGGGCGGACGGTCGCGAACGTGTGTAACTACCGCAACGCGTCGGCGAGGGTCCGTCTCGTGGCCGGGGACGGTCCCGTCGCGTTCGTCGACGTGCTGACCGGCCGGCCCTGCCCCTCGACGCTCACGCTCGGGCCACTGGAGACACGTCTGCTGAGCGCGGCGCGCTGCGCGCACTCCGGCGCTCGCCGTGATCCCGTGGATTGA
- a CDS encoding D-alanyl-D-alanine carboxypeptidase, translated as MPIAYLATLVVALAAGVPAGAAEPLGALAPPDVKASAAILVDAVSGQVIFEKSADAQRQPASTTKIMTAILLLETTQPDEVIVADKQAAETEGSSLNLKPGERVTAHDMLYALMLRSANDGCVAVAEHIAGSEARFAEMMTERAREIGATRTVFRNCNGLPMPGHVSTARDLATLARFASRYPEFNRATATRFYTIRRDRNKADVLLKNHARFLWHFPGADGVKTGYTNRAGRCFVGGATWNGWRLISVVLNSPDPFPETAQLMKYGFYHFEARRLAEAGQEVARVAVRGGAAESVPATVDAALQAVLRRGGVGDARLVVHAEPLAAPVAAGARLGRVDVVVDGRVTASAPLLAAQAVAPSLTASVAGRLGGRPIVMLLFVGVIWYARTAAKGPGIRRSRVKALLRNTHRRG; from the coding sequence GTGCCCATTGCCTACCTGGCGACCCTGGTTGTCGCGCTGGCCGCCGGTGTGCCGGCGGGCGCGGCCGAGCCACTGGGCGCCCTCGCGCCCCCGGACGTGAAGGCCTCGGCGGCCATCCTCGTCGATGCCGTCAGCGGCCAGGTCATCTTCGAGAAGAGCGCCGACGCTCAGCGGCAGCCCGCCAGCACAACCAAGATCATGACCGCCATCCTGCTGCTGGAGACCACGCAACCGGACGAGGTCATCGTGGCGGACAAGCAGGCTGCCGAGACCGAGGGCAGCTCGCTCAACCTGAAGCCGGGCGAGCGCGTCACGGCGCACGACATGCTCTATGCCCTGATGCTGCGCTCCGCCAATGACGGGTGCGTGGCCGTCGCCGAGCATATCGCCGGGAGCGAGGCGCGGTTCGCGGAGATGATGACCGAGCGCGCCCGCGAGATCGGCGCGACGCGTACCGTCTTTCGCAACTGCAACGGCCTGCCGATGCCCGGACATGTCAGCACGGCGCGGGACCTGGCCACGCTGGCCCGGTTCGCCTCGCGCTATCCGGAGTTCAACCGCGCCACCGCCACGCGCTTCTACACCATTCGACGCGACCGCAACAAAGCCGACGTCCTGCTGAAGAACCACGCGAGGTTCCTCTGGCACTTCCCCGGGGCCGACGGCGTCAAGACCGGCTACACGAACCGCGCTGGACGCTGCTTCGTCGGCGGCGCGACCTGGAACGGCTGGCGCCTGATCTCGGTCGTCCTGAACAGCCCGGACCCCTTCCCGGAGACCGCCCAGCTGATGAAGTACGGCTTCTACCACTTCGAGGCACGGCGGCTCGCGGAGGCCGGCCAGGAGGTGGCCCGCGTGGCGGTTCGCGGCGGCGCCGCCGAGTCCGTGCCGGCGACGGTCGACGCCGCGCTTCAGGCCGTGCTGCGCCGCGGCGGCGTCGGCGACGCGCGCCTCGTGGTGCACGCGGAGCCGCTCGCCGCTCCGGTCGCGGCCGGCGCCCGCCTCGGCAGGGTGGATGTCGTGGTGGACGGACGCGTGACCGCGAGCGCGCCGCTCCTAGCGGCGCAAGCCGTCGCGCCGTCGCTGACCGCCTCCGTGGCCGGACGGCTCGGAGGCCGACCCATCGTAATGCTCCTCTTTGTGGGCGTGATCTGGTATGCAAGAACGGCTGCAAAAGGTCCTGGCATCCGCCGGTCTCGGGTCAAGGCGCTCCTGCGAAACACTCATCGCCGCGGGTAA